A stretch of the Candidatus Binataceae bacterium genome encodes the following:
- a CDS encoding 4a-hydroxytetrahydrobiopterin dehydratase codes for MAKLSAEQIADKLKALPGWEYKNNALVKQIKFKEFMDGIEFVGRIAEIAEAADHHPDMTINYTRITFSCSTHTDGGVTDKDIKLATNIEAAYADVKH; via the coding sequence ATGGCCAAGCTCAGTGCCGAACAGATCGCCGATAAGCTCAAAGCCCTGCCGGGATGGGAATACAAGAACAATGCGCTCGTGAAGCAGATCAAGTTCAAAGAGTTCATGGACGGGATCGAATTTGTCGGCCGTATCGCGGAGATCGCCGAAGCCGCCGACCATCATCCGGACATGACGATCAACTACACGCGCATCACATTCTCATGCTCGACGCATACTGACGGCGGCGTGACTGACAAGGACATCAAGCTCGCGACGAATATCGAGGCTGCGTATGCCGACGTGAAGCATTGA